Proteins encoded together in one Drosophila albomicans strain 15112-1751.03 chromosome 2R, ASM965048v2, whole genome shotgun sequence window:
- the LOC127565842 gene encoding uncharacterized protein LOC127565842 produces MTATFVLVLGCLVCGALAGRPAIQGPVVSAPTTNPAPVTGPAINYLPPSKPTVVVNRPVVQSPGPVVTPQILPRPTPAATTAKPITLPIAPSARPISIGKIGIPAQSGSRTVGSRAPY; encoded by the exons atgacTGCTACATTCGTTCTAGTGCTAGGTTGCCTTGTATGTGGAGCATTAGCTGGACGTCCTGCTATTCAAGGACCTGTAGTTTCAGCACCAACTACAAACCCAGCACCAGTCACTGGTCCAGCGATTAACTATTTACCACCCTCCAAaccaactgttgttgttaaccGTCCCGTCGTCCAAA GTCCTGGGCCAGTTGTTACACCACAAATTTTACCTCGACCAACTCCCGCAGCAACTACCGCCAAACCAATTACATTGCCCATCGCACCGTCAGCCCGTCCAATCTCAATCGGCAAAATTGGAATACCAGCTCAATCTGGCTCCCGCACTGTTGGATCCCGCGCTCCTTACTAA